From one Actinomyces sp. Marseille-P3109 genomic stretch:
- a CDS encoding DUF3097 domain-containing protein: MPRVNTPAPYRSPVPGSTAARRAALRARAEAEQKQQARGAPAGSRSRVAPAARGAAAEANKSPARRPSSSDPYGGDVLSVNPHRTGPGAVRPESVHVPVTPGLVVEDRQTGFVGAAVAVEKSGGQHVVVLEDRHGTRRGFALGPGFWIEGHPVILDPPVARRREPTGPVSAAGRRLTASGSYAVEGERAKVARASRIWVEGKHDAELVEKVWGDDLRHEGVVVLMLDGVDNLEEVMADFGPAPERRAGVLVDHLVTGSKESRIAQRVAEMPGGENVLVLGHPYVDVWQAVKPARVGLKRWPDIPRGTDIKHGTLDALGWPHATQADIARGWQRILATVRSYKDLEPSLLGRMEELIDFVTAPGTR; this comes from the coding sequence GTGCCGAGGGTGAACACGCCCGCCCCGTATCGCTCCCCCGTTCCCGGCTCGACCGCCGCCCGCCGTGCCGCCTTGAGGGCGCGCGCCGAGGCCGAGCAGAAGCAGCAGGCGCGGGGCGCCCCGGCCGGCTCGCGCTCCCGCGTGGCTCCCGCAGCTCGCGGTGCGGCCGCGGAGGCGAACAAGTCTCCTGCCCGGCGGCCGTCGTCGAGCGACCCTTACGGCGGGGACGTCCTGTCGGTGAATCCCCACCGCACGGGGCCCGGCGCCGTGCGCCCGGAGTCGGTGCACGTGCCTGTGACGCCGGGCCTGGTGGTTGAGGACCGGCAGACCGGTTTCGTCGGTGCCGCGGTGGCGGTGGAGAAATCCGGCGGCCAGCACGTCGTGGTCCTGGAGGACCGTCACGGCACGCGGCGAGGCTTCGCCCTGGGGCCGGGGTTCTGGATCGAGGGACACCCGGTCATCCTGGACCCGCCGGTGGCGCGCAGGCGCGAGCCCACCGGGCCGGTGAGCGCCGCCGGGAGACGGCTGACAGCGTCGGGCTCCTACGCCGTCGAGGGCGAGCGGGCCAAGGTGGCGCGCGCCTCGCGCATCTGGGTGGAGGGCAAGCACGACGCCGAGCTGGTGGAGAAGGTGTGGGGCGACGACCTGCGCCACGAGGGCGTCGTCGTCCTCATGCTCGACGGCGTCGACAACCTTGAGGAGGTCATGGCCGACTTCGGCCCGGCCCCCGAGCGGCGGGCAGGGGTCCTCGTGGACCACCTGGTGACCGGCTCCAAGGAGTCGCGTATCGCCCAGCGCGTGGCCGAGATGCCCGGCGGGGAGAACGTGCTGGTCCTCGGCCACCCGTACGTGGACGTGTGGCAGGCGGTCAAACCCGCCCGGGTGGGGCTGAAGCGCTGGCCGGACATCCCGCGGGGCACCGACATCAAGCACGGCACCCTGGATGCCCTGGGCTGGCCGCACGCCACTCAGGCCGACATCGCCAGGGGCTGGCAGCGCATTCTGGCGACGGTGCGCTCCTACAAGGACCTGGAGCCGAGTCTGCTGGGCCGCATGGAGGAGCTCATCGACTTCGTCACCGCCCCGGGCACGCGCTGA
- the hrcA gene encoding heat-inducible transcriptional repressor HrcA, with amino-acid sequence MANDRRLKVLSAIVTDYVRTREPVGSKALVERYRLGVSPATIRNDMAALEDEGYIHQPHTSAGRVPTQKGYRLFVDEVARIKPLSAPERAAITALLSGAVDLEQVVARTVRALAQLTGQLAVVEYPSLRYAALQHLELVALGPERVLLVIITDTGRVDQRTVTLRSRAGASPRHDGGFEVTDVVDPLALERLRTRLNGALVGRRAADVAPILAALAEQAPADERFLLEAVVDELIAALRPDAEERLVVAGTANLARSRPDFSALGPLLDAIEEQVVLLRLFTADDAPTGENRMRVSIGSENKDDALAEASVVTTTYGPGTGEAVAHLGVIGPTRMDYPATMTAVRAVARYLSRFLSPPET; translated from the coding sequence ATGGCCAACGACCGACGTCTCAAGGTCCTGTCCGCCATCGTCACCGACTACGTGCGCACCCGTGAGCCCGTGGGCTCCAAGGCCCTCGTGGAGCGCTACCGCCTGGGTGTCTCCCCAGCCACCATCCGCAACGACATGGCGGCCCTGGAGGACGAGGGCTACATCCATCAGCCGCACACCTCCGCCGGGCGCGTGCCGACCCAGAAGGGCTACCGGCTCTTCGTCGATGAGGTCGCCCGCATCAAGCCCCTGTCCGCCCCCGAGCGCGCCGCCATCACCGCGCTCCTGTCCGGGGCGGTCGACCTGGAGCAGGTCGTGGCCCGCACCGTGCGGGCCCTGGCGCAGCTGACCGGCCAGCTCGCCGTCGTCGAGTACCCGAGCCTGAGGTATGCGGCCCTCCAGCACCTCGAGCTCGTGGCCCTGGGGCCCGAGCGCGTCCTGCTGGTCATCATCACTGACACCGGTCGCGTCGACCAGCGCACCGTGACCCTCAGGTCCCGGGCCGGGGCGAGCCCCCGCCACGACGGAGGCTTCGAGGTCACCGACGTCGTCGACCCCCTCGCCCTGGAGCGCCTGCGCACCCGCCTCAACGGCGCCCTCGTGGGCCGCCGCGCCGCCGACGTCGCCCCCATCCTGGCAGCCCTGGCCGAGCAGGCTCCCGCCGACGAGCGGTTCCTGCTCGAGGCCGTGGTCGATGAGCTCATCGCCGCGCTGCGCCCCGATGCGGAGGAGCGGCTCGTCGTCGCCGGCACCGCCAACCTGGCCCGCTCCAGGCCGGACTTCTCCGCCCTGGGTCCCCTGCTGGACGCCATCGAGGAGCAGGTCGTCCTGCTGCGCCTGTTCACCGCCGACGACGCCCCGACCGGAGAGAACCGGATGCGCGTGAGCATCGGCTCGGAGAACAAGGACGATGCCCTGGCCGAGGCCTCCGTCGTCACCACCACCTACGGGCCGGGGACCGGTGAGGCGGTCGCCCACCTCGGGGTCATCGGCCCCACCCGCATGGACTACCCGGCCACCATGACCGCCGTACGGGCCGTGGCCCGCTACCTGTCCAGGTTCCTGTCCCCACCGGAGACGTGA
- the dnaJ gene encoding molecular chaperone DnaJ has product MTNYYEVLGVSRDATPEEIKRAYRKKARQLHPDVAGPGHEEEFKEVSTAYEVLSDADKRQMYDLGGEDAVRGGAGFGGGFPGADFGDLGGIFQSFFGGGAASRGPASRARRGQDSLVAVDVELSDIAFGVTRTIPIDTYVACTACEGSCCAPGTEPVTCSQCNGVGNVQRMTRTLLGQVMTSSPCPGCQGYGTVIVTPCKECSGEGRIRVRQDLEVSIPAGVSTGTRIRMSGRGEAGPAGGPNGDLYLEIHEKPHEFLERDGDDLYTELRVPMTAAALGAVLPLQTLDGEQNVTVKAGSQPGDEVVLDGLGVGRLRRKGRGDLHVSIVVETPTRLDDRQRELLAELARLRGEDDVEPVRDSSVMGKLKERFSGR; this is encoded by the coding sequence GTGACCAACTACTACGAGGTCCTCGGCGTCAGTCGTGACGCCACCCCCGAGGAGATCAAGAGGGCCTACCGCAAGAAGGCCCGCCAGCTGCACCCCGACGTCGCCGGCCCCGGCCACGAGGAGGAGTTCAAGGAGGTCTCCACCGCCTACGAGGTCCTCTCCGACGCCGACAAGCGTCAGATGTACGACCTGGGCGGGGAGGACGCCGTGCGCGGCGGGGCAGGATTCGGCGGCGGGTTCCCCGGCGCCGACTTCGGCGACCTGGGAGGCATCTTCCAGTCCTTCTTCGGTGGGGGAGCGGCCTCCCGCGGGCCGGCCTCCCGGGCCCGGCGCGGTCAGGACTCGCTTGTGGCCGTCGACGTGGAGCTCTCCGACATCGCCTTCGGGGTGACCCGCACCATCCCGATCGACACCTACGTCGCCTGCACAGCCTGCGAGGGCTCCTGCTGCGCCCCCGGCACCGAGCCGGTCACCTGCTCCCAGTGCAACGGCGTCGGCAACGTCCAGCGCATGACCCGCACCCTCCTGGGGCAGGTGATGACCTCCTCGCCGTGCCCGGGCTGCCAGGGCTACGGCACCGTCATCGTCACCCCCTGCAAGGAATGCTCCGGCGAGGGCCGTATCCGCGTGCGCCAGGACCTGGAGGTCTCCATCCCCGCCGGGGTGTCCACCGGGACCCGCATCCGCATGTCGGGGCGCGGCGAGGCCGGCCCGGCCGGCGGCCCCAATGGTGACCTCTACCTGGAGATCCACGAGAAGCCGCACGAGTTCCTCGAGCGCGACGGCGACGACCTCTACACCGAGCTGCGCGTGCCCATGACCGCGGCCGCCCTGGGCGCCGTCTTACCGCTGCAGACGCTCGACGGCGAGCAGAACGTCACCGTCAAGGCCGGCAGCCAGCCCGGCGACGAGGTCGTGCTCGACGGCCTGGGTGTGGGGCGCCTGCGCCGCAAGGGCCGCGGGGACCTGCACGTGTCCATCGTCGTGGAGACCCCCACGCGTCTGGACGACCGTCAGCGCGAGCTGCTGGCCGAGCTGGCCCGCCTGCGCGGGGAGGACGACGTCGAGCCCGTGCGCGACTCCAGCGTCATGGGCAAGCTCAAGGAGCGCTTCTCCGGGCGCTGA
- a CDS encoding YggS family pyridoxal phosphate-dependent enzyme produces the protein MTEPSAASRSPQSSAAPAYATAVTVEDFRRNLAAIRARIDAAAERAGRDAAEIRLLPVSKTVPEERLRTAFAAGITQMGENKVQEAQRKSENLADLGISWSVIGHLQTNKAKNVAAFADEFQALDSLRLAEALDRRLQAAGRGLDVYVQVNSSGETSKFGLEPDDVAAFLAALPAYSSLQVRGLMTLAAHTDDAARVRECFRIMRQLRDAALQAGTVGDGLLSMGMSGDFEAAIEGGSTCVRVGQAIFGARAIPDSHYWPESPQAN, from the coding sequence ATGACCGAGCCTTCAGCCGCCTCCCGCTCCCCGCAGTCGTCTGCGGCCCCCGCCTACGCCACCGCCGTCACGGTGGAGGACTTCCGCCGCAACCTGGCCGCCATCCGTGCCCGGATCGACGCCGCCGCCGAGCGCGCCGGCCGGGACGCCGCCGAGATCCGCCTGCTGCCCGTCTCCAAGACCGTCCCCGAGGAGCGCCTGCGCACCGCTTTCGCCGCGGGCATCACCCAGATGGGTGAGAACAAGGTCCAGGAGGCCCAGCGCAAGAGCGAGAACCTGGCGGACCTGGGCATCTCCTGGTCGGTGATCGGCCACCTGCAGACCAACAAGGCCAAGAACGTGGCCGCCTTCGCCGACGAGTTCCAGGCGTTGGACTCCCTGCGCCTGGCCGAGGCCCTCGACCGCCGCCTCCAGGCGGCCGGGCGAGGCCTGGACGTCTACGTGCAGGTCAACTCCTCGGGCGAGACCAGCAAGTTCGGGCTGGAGCCGGACGACGTCGCCGCCTTCCTCGCCGCGCTGCCGGCCTACTCCTCGCTGCAGGTGCGCGGACTCATGACCCTGGCCGCCCACACCGACGACGCGGCGCGCGTGCGCGAGTGCTTCCGCATCATGCGCCAGCTGCGCGACGCCGCCCTGCAGGCCGGCACCGTCGGCGACGGGCTGCTGTCCATGGGGATGAGCGGGGACTTCGAGGCCGCGATCGAGGGCGGCTCCACCTGCGTACGGGTGGGCCAGGCGATCTTCGGGGCGCGGGCGATCCCGGACTCCCACTACTGGCCCGAGTCGCCTCAGGCCAACTAG
- a CDS encoding 16S rRNA (uracil(1498)-N(3))-methyltransferase: MTAPVFLFTPETIEPADAAASAEPGTILMLTGPEARHAVTVKRLRMQERMDLVDGAGLRLVCEVTGAGVGGAKDRLAVRVLERIEEPAPPLRLTLVQALAKGGRDEQAVETATEVGAELVLPWQAERCVSVWQGAKQAKGRQRWQATALQAAKQARRTRVPEVEEVRDTRALIDWVRRMEQSGGVVLVLHEEARTPISTAMETVRLPAPGAAPPVLAVVVGPEGGISPEETGALEAAGAMTVRLGHHVMRTASAGPVALAVLAHTSGLWE, from the coding sequence GTGACCGCACCCGTCTTCCTCTTCACGCCCGAGACCATCGAGCCCGCCGACGCCGCCGCATCGGCCGAGCCCGGCACCATCCTCATGCTCACCGGGCCCGAGGCCCGCCATGCCGTGACCGTCAAGCGTCTGCGCATGCAGGAGCGTATGGACCTCGTTGACGGGGCCGGCCTGCGCCTGGTGTGCGAGGTGACTGGGGCTGGCGTCGGCGGGGCCAAGGACCGCCTGGCCGTGCGGGTCCTGGAGCGGATTGAGGAGCCGGCGCCACCGCTGCGGCTGACCCTCGTCCAGGCCCTGGCCAAGGGCGGGCGCGACGAGCAGGCCGTTGAGACCGCCACCGAGGTCGGGGCGGAGCTGGTTCTGCCGTGGCAGGCAGAGCGCTGCGTGTCCGTGTGGCAGGGGGCCAAGCAGGCCAAGGGGCGCCAGCGGTGGCAGGCCACGGCGCTCCAGGCCGCCAAGCAGGCCCGGCGCACCCGCGTGCCGGAGGTCGAGGAGGTCCGGGACACCCGGGCGCTGATCGACTGGGTGAGGCGGATGGAACAGAGCGGGGGAGTGGTGCTGGTCCTGCACGAGGAGGCCAGGACTCCGATCAGCACTGCGATGGAGACGGTGCGTCTGCCCGCGCCGGGAGCGGCGCCGCCGGTGCTGGCTGTCGTTGTGGGCCCCGAGGGCGGTATCAGCCCCGAGGAGACGGGCGCCCTGGAGGCAGCCGGAGCGATGACGGTGCGGCTGGGCCACCACGTCATGCGCACCGCCTCAGCCGGCCCTGTCGCCCTGGCCGTCCTTGCCCACACCAGCGGTCTGTGGGAGTGA
- a CDS encoding TetR/AcrR family transcriptional regulator — protein sequence MSPRGRRPAGSPDAREAILAAARIAFARDGYQTSLRGIARDAGVDPALVHHYFPDRATLFAKAVIESTAGVDANLMHRAAGMTELEPEQLGEGIVRAFVSLWDDAGADRFTAVIHAALGQGNDIEPFRDFIATGILSPIVTHFCSDRPQLRAQLIASQIIGLGLARWVARMDQITGLDVEAVAALVGPTIQRYAFDDLPDVADPS from the coding sequence ATGAGCCCGCGGGGGCGGCGCCCGGCGGGAAGCCCGGACGCGCGCGAGGCCATCCTGGCGGCGGCTCGCATCGCCTTCGCCCGCGACGGCTACCAGACCTCCCTGCGCGGCATCGCGCGCGACGCGGGCGTCGATCCGGCCCTGGTTCACCACTACTTCCCGGACCGCGCCACGCTCTTCGCCAAGGCCGTCATCGAGTCGACAGCCGGGGTCGACGCCAACCTCATGCATCGCGCCGCAGGTATGACCGAGCTCGAGCCGGAGCAGCTGGGGGAGGGGATCGTGCGCGCCTTCGTCTCCCTGTGGGACGACGCGGGCGCGGACCGCTTCACGGCGGTCATCCATGCCGCCCTCGGCCAGGGGAACGACATCGAGCCCTTCCGCGACTTCATCGCCACCGGGATCCTCTCGCCGATCGTCACCCACTTCTGCTCCGACCGCCCTCAGCTGCGCGCCCAGCTCATCGCCAGCCAGATCATCGGGCTCGGCCTGGCCCGCTGGGTCGCCCGCATGGACCAGATCACCGGTCTCGACGTCGAGGCGGTCGCCGCACTCGTCGGCCCCACCATCCAGCGCTACGCCTTCGACGACCTGCCCGACGTCGCGGATCCCTCCTGA
- a CDS encoding ABC transporter ATP-binding protein, with product MMKSDEGDAPRESGASNRSHDSSPNSAAAAAALPAVTATDLRVNRGRKEILHGLDLNLESGTITGLLGPSGCGKTTLMRTIVGVQRYRGQVEVLGYGPGAAAVRDRVGYVTQDQAVYTDLTARQNLRYFASLAGSRARDLDEVLDVVGLTALADRPVSTYSGGEAGRVSLACALVADPDLLVMDEPTVGLDPVTREELWTTFHALAERGATLLVSSHVMDEAFRCDQVLLMRQGRILATTTAKDLLSSTGADTVDAAFLAVIADSEGRPQQKGGQR from the coding sequence ATGATGAAAAGCGATGAAGGAGACGCGCCCCGGGAGTCGGGGGCCAGCAACCGATCGCACGACTCCAGCCCGAACTCCGCGGCTGCTGCTGCGGCATTGCCGGCCGTCACCGCGACGGACCTGCGCGTGAACCGCGGGCGCAAGGAGATCCTTCACGGCCTGGACCTGAACCTGGAGTCCGGCACCATCACCGGTCTGCTCGGCCCCTCTGGCTGCGGCAAGACCACCCTCATGCGCACCATCGTCGGCGTCCAGCGCTACCGCGGGCAGGTCGAGGTCCTCGGGTACGGCCCCGGCGCCGCCGCCGTACGTGACCGCGTCGGCTACGTCACCCAGGATCAGGCCGTCTACACCGACCTGACGGCCCGCCAGAACCTGCGCTACTTCGCCTCACTGGCCGGCAGCCGGGCCCGCGACCTGGACGAGGTCCTCGACGTTGTCGGGCTCACCGCTCTGGCGGACCGGCCCGTGTCCACCTACTCCGGCGGCGAGGCCGGGCGCGTGAGCCTGGCCTGCGCACTCGTGGCCGACCCCGACCTGCTCGTCATGGACGAGCCCACCGTCGGCCTGGACCCCGTCACCCGCGAGGAGCTGTGGACCACCTTCCACGCCCTGGCCGAGCGCGGCGCCACCCTCCTGGTCTCCAGCCACGTCATGGACGAGGCCTTCCGCTGCGACCAGGTCCTCCTCATGCGCCAGGGCCGCATCCTGGCCACCACCACGGCCAAGGACCTCCTGTCCAGCACCGGGGCGGACACGGTCGACGCCGCCTTCCTGGCCGTCATCGCCGACTCCGAAGGCCGGCCCCAGCAGAAGGGAGGGCAGCGCTGA
- a CDS encoding ABC transporter permease, which translates to MHLRTYLATTRRILTQLRADRRTVGLIAIVPAALLTLLYFVYRDYPGADMLFNHIAVSMMAILPTTVMFLVTSVAMLRERVSGTLERLWTTPIHRADLLFGYATAFALTAVIQSLILCAVAAWGLDVDISAAWGWVVLTALVDAFVGVSLGLLVSAFARTEFQAVQFMPVVIAPQLFLCGLLVSRDQLPRALEVIGDALPMSWAVDAVTELTTASEPSDDFFRYLAYLVCFGLVVLGVAASTVPRKTR; encoded by the coding sequence ATGCACCTGCGCACCTACCTGGCCACCACCCGCCGCATCCTCACCCAGCTGCGCGCCGACCGGCGCACGGTGGGCCTCATCGCGATCGTGCCCGCCGCGCTGTTGACTCTGCTGTACTTCGTTTACCGCGACTACCCCGGCGCGGACATGCTGTTCAACCACATCGCCGTCTCCATGATGGCGATCCTGCCGACGACGGTCATGTTCCTGGTCACCAGCGTCGCCATGCTGCGCGAGCGTGTGAGCGGCACCCTGGAGCGGCTGTGGACCACCCCGATCCACCGGGCCGACCTCCTGTTCGGCTATGCCACCGCCTTCGCGTTGACCGCCGTCATCCAGTCCCTCATCCTGTGCGCCGTGGCCGCATGGGGACTGGACGTGGACATCTCCGCCGCCTGGGGGTGGGTGGTGCTCACCGCCCTGGTCGACGCCTTCGTCGGGGTGTCCCTGGGGCTACTGGTCTCGGCCTTCGCGCGCACCGAGTTCCAGGCCGTCCAGTTCATGCCGGTGGTCATCGCGCCCCAGCTGTTCCTGTGTGGGCTCCTGGTCAGCCGCGACCAGCTGCCGCGCGCCCTGGAGGTGATTGGCGACGCCCTGCCCATGAGCTGGGCGGTCGACGCCGTCACCGAGCTCACGACGGCCAGCGAGCCCTCCGACGATTTCTTCCGATACCTGGCCTACCTGGTCTGCTTCGGCCTGGTGGTCCTGGGGGTGGCG